From the Tribolium castaneum strain GA2 chromosome 2, icTriCast1.1, whole genome shotgun sequence genome, one window contains:
- the LOC660069 gene encoding transcription elongation factor 1 homolog produces MGRRKSKRKPAPKRKAVEPLDQQFNCPFCNHEKSCDVKMDKGRNTARITCRVCLEDFQTTINFLSEPVDVYNDWIDACESAN; encoded by the exons ATGGGGCGCCGCAAGTCGAAGCGAAAACCGGCGCCGAAACGCAAAGCTGTGGAGCCCCTGGACCAGCAGTTCAACTGCCCTTTTTGCAACCACGAAAAATCGTGCGATGTTAAAAT GGATAAGGGTCGAAATACGGCCAGGATAACGTGCCGAGTGTGTCTTGAAGACTTCCaaactactatcaattttttatcagagCCTGTGGATGTGTACAACGATTGGATAGATGCATGTGAATCTGCTAACTGA
- the eIF2Bgamma gene encoding translation initiation factor eIF2B subunit gamma: MFQPEFQAVVLAAGRGSRMPEITSGKPKCLLPVGTKPLVWYPLYKLQQSGFTDVILVVLENHKSEIQATLDKSELEIKIDYFPVSGKEDLGTADSLRLLHDRLKSDVLVISCDFITDFSLKGVLDVFRMHDASVASLFFHPHGGELTIPGPKSKHKPERDLVGIDAQTNRLVFLASASDFESELSLPRSLLKKHTHVKMYSNLVDSHVYVLKNWVVKYLNSQPNFTTIKGELLPHIVKKQLSKPPKGAEGKSIVSKCDSEDIFNYAKEDPFSIIIRESSSYNDHIGDSKPTYHGDSIRCYALIAPRDSFGVRVNTLATYWAVNSKVSERWDKITNGLSLVLRHPKSEIKSSQVDDKCVVWEGAKLHEKTSFKNSVIGANSEVCSFSRVFNCIVMNNVTIKEKVALENCIVSDGVTIEKGCQIKGCLIGSHHLVPENSEHSQEVLTDSDRLMEF; encoded by the exons ATGTTTCAGCCCGAGTTCCAGGCCGTGGTCCTGGCGGCCGGCCGGGGCTCCCGCATGCCCGAGATCACCTCCGGCAAGCCCAAGTGTCTGCTGCCCGTGGGGACGAAGCCCCTCGTTTGGTACCCCTTGTACAAGCTGCAGCAGTCCGGTTTCACAG ACGTAATTCTTGTCGTGTTAGAGAATCACAAAAGCGAGATTCAGGCCACGCTTGACAAAAGCGAGCTTGAGATCAAAATCGACTACTTCCCCGTTAGCGGGAAGGAGGACTTAGGCACCGCCGACTCCCTCAGACTCCTCCATGACCGGCTAAAGTCCGACGTTCTTGTAATTTCGTGCGACTTTATCACTGATTTTAGCCTAAAAGGCGTTTTGGACGTGTTCCGAATGCACGATGCCTCGGTCGCGTCTTTGTTCTTCCACCCTCACGGGGGCGAATTAACAATCCCGGGCCCCAAGTCCAAACACAAGCCGGAGCGCGATTTGGTCGGGATTGACGCGCAAACAAACCGTTTGGTGTTTTTAGCGTCCGCGAGCGATTTCGAGAGCGAATTATCGCTACCGCGCTCTTTGCTCAAGAAACACACTCATGTTAAAATGTACAGCAATTTGGTCGACTCGCACGTGTACGTTTTGAAAAACTGGGTGGTCAAATATTTGAACAGCCAGCCGAACTTTACAACAATCAAGGGCGAGCTCTTGCCCCACATTGTCAAAAAACAGCTCTCCAAGCCCCCGAAAGGGGCCGAGGGCAAGTCAATAGTCAGTAAATGCGACAGCGAGGACATTTTTAATTACGCGAAAGAGGACCCTTTCAGTATTATTATAAGGGAGTCCTCGTCCTACAACGACCATATCGGTGACTCCAAACCCACGTATCACGGTGATAGCATCCGGTGCTACGCCTTGATAGCCCCCCGAGACTCGTTCGGGGTGCGAGTCAACACTTTAGCGACGTACTGGGCCGTTAATAGCAAA GTCAGCGAAAGGTGGGACAAAATCACAAATGGGCTAAGCCTCGTCCTCAGACACCCCAAAAGTGAGATTAAATCGAGCCAAGTGGACGATAAGTGTGTTGTTTGGGAGGGAGCCAAACTGCACGAGAAAACCTCGTTTAAGAACTCGGTTATTGGGGCTAACAGTGAAGTTTGCAGTTTTTCGAGGGTTTTTAATTGCATTGTTATGAATAATGTGACGATTAAGGAGAA GGTGGCGTTGGAGAATTGTATAGTTTCGGATGGAGTGACGATCGAGAAGGGGTGTCAGATTAAGGGCTGCTTGATCGGCAGTCACCACTTAGTGCCCGAAAATTCGGAACATAGTCAAGAGGTGCTCACGGATTCGGACCGCTTGATGgaattctaa
- the LOC660197 gene encoding very long chain fatty acid elongase AAEL008004 produces MAHLVTSVIDKYEDILENKSDPRVKGWAMMSSPMPTLCICLFYAYFSTVLGPRIMENRKPFNLRKTLIFYNLFQTLFSAWIFYEYLMSGWWGSYSFRCQPVDYSNSPMALRMARTCWWYYFSKFTEFFDTLFFILRKKNSHVSTLHVIHHGCMPFSVWMGMKFAPGGHSTFFALLNTFVHIIMYFYYMVAAMGPQYQKYIWWKKYLTTFQMVQFVAIFTHQFQLLFTECNYPKSFMIWIALHGVMFLFLFSDFYKVRYTNNKAVKSNSGACMPVLEDEKQQNGTVTKSDSNGTLNNTYIKSEYSDSYKACYSNGSTNGFVSQTVIERNSKKIN; encoded by the exons ATGGCTCATCTCGTGACCAGCGTCATCGACAAATACGAGGACATTCTAGAAAACAAAAGTG ACCCGAGGGTCAAAGGATGGGCCATGATGTCTAGTCCCATGCCAACGCTGTGCATTTGCCTATTTTATGCGTACTTTTCGACGGTTCTAGGACCCCGGATTATGGAAAATAGGAAACCGTTTAATTTAAGAaagactttaattttttataatttatttcaaactcTCTTCAGCGCGTGGATATTTTACGAG tacTTGATGAGCGGCTGGTGGGGGAGCTACAGCTTCAGGTGCCAACCTGTCGACTACTCAAACAGCCCCATGGCGCTCAGG ATGGCGCGGACCTGCTGGTGGTACTACTTTTCGAAGTTCACCGAATTTTTCGACActctatttttcattttgcgGAAGAAAAATAGCCACGTGTCTACTCTCCATGTCATCCACCACGGCTGCATGCCGTTTTCGGTCTGGATGGGGATGAAATTCGCGCCAG GTGGCCACAGCACGTTCTTCGCCTTGCTCAACACATTCGTGCACATCATCATGTATTTCTACTACATGGTGGCGGCCATGGGGCCCCAGTACCAGAAATACATCTGGTGGAAGAAATACCTGACCACGTTCCAGATGGTGCAGTTTGTGGCGATTTTCACCCACCAGTTCCAGCTGCTCTTCACCGAGTGCAATTACCCGAAGAGCTTCATGATTTGGATCGCTTTGCACGGTGTCATGTTCTTATTCCTGTTCTCCGATTTTTACAAAGTTAGGTACACCAACAACAAGGCTGTGAAGAGCAATAGCGGCGCTTGCATG CCGGTCCTCGAGGATGAGAAGCAGCAAAACGGAACGGTTACGAAGTCCGACAGTAACGGCACTCTTAACAACACTTACATCAAAAGCGAGTATTCCGATTCGTACAAAGCTTGCTACTCGAACGGCAGCACAAACGGCTTTGTGAGCCAAACCGTAATAGAGCGCAACTCGAAGAAGATCAACTAG